From a single Nitrogeniibacter mangrovi genomic region:
- a CDS encoding ATP-binding protein: MKLRFSLRVKLALVSLLLLALPWVGYQYVHEMERFLREGQQAALVATARAVATALHERPQLFARPGRGAVSLKESILPNEEVLDLSISSMPALPAPSPDAAVRHPAPPAVDGAREVAAILRGLERNSARIWVIDRDLEVVAMSGALVSPEAERGPGPVTRWWRHLTGADVRERAEVKALLADTTPPSGRAVSNALFGATASWVRPIGKGDVVVVAAAHPIWVADRVQGAVVVEESTHSILAVRDRAIERLTLLSLTGLAIATVVLLGFASRLSWRIRRLRDEAESAVDARGRIGPLTAASTAGDEVGDLSRSFSRLLARLAQHHGYLESMASRLSHELRTPIAVVRSSLENLQLDPLPDSAQAYIERANAGLTRLTRILSRMSEATRMEQALATTTPERFDLRAVVGECVQGYRLAHGETRLEAVLPGMPVWVRGAPDLAAQLLDKLVDNAADFAIPETPVRVELAIDEHAARLSVANRGPRLPEALEGRLFESMVSGRQGDGGEDPHLGLGLYVARLIAGFHGGSLSARNLPDGDGVCVSATLPLA; this comes from the coding sequence ATGAAGCTGCGCTTCAGCCTGCGCGTCAAACTCGCGCTCGTCTCCCTGCTCCTGCTGGCGCTGCCCTGGGTCGGCTACCAGTATGTGCACGAGATGGAGCGTTTCCTGCGCGAAGGCCAGCAGGCCGCCCTGGTGGCCACGGCACGCGCGGTCGCCACCGCGCTGCACGAGCGCCCGCAGCTGTTCGCCCGCCCCGGGCGGGGGGCGGTGAGCCTGAAGGAATCCATCCTCCCCAACGAGGAGGTGCTCGACCTGAGCATCTCCAGCATGCCGGCGCTGCCCGCGCCGTCACCCGATGCCGCCGTGCGCCATCCGGCACCGCCGGCGGTGGACGGTGCACGCGAGGTGGCGGCGATCCTGCGCGGGCTGGAGCGCAACTCGGCGCGCATCTGGGTGATCGATCGGGACCTCGAGGTGGTGGCCATGAGCGGCGCGCTGGTGAGCCCCGAGGCGGAGCGGGGCCCCGGGCCGGTGACCCGATGGTGGCGGCACCTGACCGGCGCCGACGTGCGCGAGCGTGCCGAGGTCAAGGCCCTGCTTGCGGATACGACGCCGCCCAGCGGGCGGGCGGTGTCCAATGCCCTGTTCGGCGCCACCGCGTCGTGGGTGCGCCCGATCGGCAAGGGCGACGTGGTGGTGGTGGCCGCGGCCCATCCGATCTGGGTGGCCGACCGGGTCCAGGGCGCGGTGGTGGTCGAGGAGAGCACCCACAGCATCCTCGCGGTGCGCGACCGCGCCATCGAGCGCCTCACGCTGCTGAGCCTGACCGGGCTGGCCATCGCCACCGTGGTGCTGCTCGGTTTCGCCTCGCGTCTGTCCTGGCGTATCCGCCGTCTGCGCGACGAGGCGGAGAGCGCGGTGGACGCGCGTGGGCGCATCGGCCCGCTCACCGCCGCCTCCACCGCCGGTGACGAGGTGGGCGACCTGTCGCGCAGCTTCTCGCGTCTGCTCGCGCGGCTTGCCCAGCACCATGGCTATCTGGAGAGCATGGCGAGCCGCTTGTCGCACGAGCTGCGCACGCCGATTGCGGTGGTGCGCTCCTCGCTGGAAAACCTGCAGCTCGATCCGCTGCCGGACTCGGCCCAGGCTTACATCGAGCGCGCCAACGCGGGGCTCACCCGGCTCACCCGCATCCTCTCGCGCATGAGCGAGGCGACCCGCATGGAGCAGGCGCTCGCGACCACCACGCCAGAGCGTTTCGACCTGCGCGCCGTGGTGGGCGAATGCGTGCAGGGTTACCGCCTCGCCCATGGCGAGACCCGCCTGGAGGCCGTGTTGCCGGGCATGCCGGTGTGGGTGCGTGGCGCCCCGGATCTGGCGGCCCAGCTGCTCGACAAGCTGGTGGACAATGCGGCGGACTTCGCCATCCCTGAGACGCCGGTGCGCGTCGAACTCGCCATCGATGAGCACGCCGCCCGCCTGAGCGTCGCCAACCGGGGCCCGCGCCTGCCCGAGGCGCTCGAAGGGCGTCTGTTCGAGTCGATGGTGTCGGGGCGTCAGGGCGACGGCGGCGAGGATCCGCACCTCGGGCTGGGGCTGTACGTGGCACGGCTCATCGCCGGCTTCCACGGCGGTAGCCTGTCGGCCCGGAACCTGCCGGACGGCGACGGGGTGTGCGTGAGCGCCACCCTGCCGCTGGCCTGA
- the pdsR gene encoding proteobacterial dedicated sortase system response regulator has protein sequence MGRRIAIVEDEAAIRANYSEAFARQGYEVAAYADRPGALAAFRGRLPDLAIIDVGLGDEPEGGFTLCSELRALSQRVPIIFLTARDSDFDVVSGLRLGADDYLTKDISLPHLLARVAALFRRLDVLADSTPREELLEREDLHLDISRLTASWRGEAVPLTLTEFWMVHTLARHPGHVKSRDQLMADAKLVVDDGTITSHVKRIRKKFAMLDPDFDRIESVYGAGYRWKAA, from the coding sequence ATGGGACGCCGCATCGCCATTGTCGAAGACGAAGCCGCCATCCGGGCCAACTACTCGGAGGCGTTCGCGCGTCAGGGCTACGAGGTGGCCGCCTATGCCGATCGGCCCGGTGCGCTCGCCGCCTTCCGCGGCCGGCTGCCCGATCTGGCCATCATCGACGTGGGGCTGGGCGACGAGCCCGAAGGGGGCTTCACCCTGTGTTCGGAGCTGCGGGCCCTGTCGCAGCGGGTGCCCATCATCTTCCTCACCGCCCGCGACAGCGATTTCGACGTGGTCTCGGGCCTGCGTCTGGGGGCGGACGACTACCTCACCAAGGACATCAGCCTGCCGCACCTGCTGGCGCGGGTCGCGGCCCTGTTCCGGCGCCTCGATGTGCTGGCCGACAGCACCCCGCGCGAGGAACTGCTCGAGCGCGAGGATCTGCACCTGGACATCAGTCGCCTGACCGCCTCATGGCGCGGTGAGGCGGTGCCGCTGACGCTGACCGAATTCTGGATGGTGCATACCCTGGCCCGGCATCCGGGCCATGTGAAGAGCCGGGATCAGCTCATGGCGGACGCCAAGCTGGTGGTGGACGACGGCACCATCACCTCGCACGTCAAGCGGATCCGCAAGAAATTCGCCATGCTCGACCCGGATTTCGACCGGATCGAGAGTGTCTACGGCGCGGGTTACCGGTGGAAAGCCGCCTGA
- a CDS encoding marine proteobacterial sortase target protein: protein MTPAPLNLRDRAREVVELLARLLLMFMTGLAVSVALAGVVLLLSGPAQAAEGSDGGIAQGTLLFAGADGGDPLAAPLLHTDVDIRVSGPIVRARVVQRFRNPADDWKEGSYVFPLPENAAVHHMRIRVGDRIVEGEIKEKAAAKAVYEQAKREGKRTALVSQQRPNIFTTKVANIGPREEIRVEIEYQQTLDYQLVDNVGRYSLRFPMVVAPRYIPGQPAVDEESGTIVGSDVVPDAAAILPPMMLPDEAGPVFNPVSLNVYLDAGAPIASVDSPHHRIRVDTLKPSVRRIRLNEGATPANRDFVLNWTLATGRAPHATLFLEPGMRQDYALLQLMPPAPESVTRRLPREVVFIIDTSGSMEGPSIDQAREALALALERLDPVDRFNVIEFNSEASPLFDDARPATPDTVRDAVRWVRDLKSRGGTEMAGALDLALDGRRNPDRVRQVIFLTDGAVGNESQLFDLIAHKLGDTRLFTVGIGSAPNSHFMRKAARAGRGTFTYIGKIDEVRAQMSALFAKLESPVVKGLTVTWPNGAEADATPDPLPDLYLGEPVVVAAAIQPGVRGEVTVSGDSGDIRWTSSLALADANPGEGIGVLWARRKIDHWMDMLTEGTPEAEVRGHVLDLALEHQLLSRYTSFVAVDKTPPAAPRPASGPAPCPATSPPAGRRRVSMASCPRAPPTPAGTPSWAPWPCCSSCWRAACA from the coding sequence ATGACCCCCGCACCGCTCAACCTGCGCGACCGCGCCCGCGAAGTCGTCGAACTGCTTGCCCGCCTGCTGCTCATGTTCATGACCGGTCTGGCCGTGAGCGTGGCCCTGGCCGGCGTCGTCCTGCTGCTGTCCGGCCCGGCCCAGGCGGCCGAGGGCAGCGACGGCGGGATCGCCCAGGGCACCTTGCTGTTCGCCGGCGCGGACGGGGGCGACCCGCTGGCCGCGCCGTTGCTGCACACCGATGTGGACATCCGCGTCAGTGGCCCCATCGTGCGCGCCCGGGTGGTGCAGCGTTTCCGCAACCCGGCGGACGACTGGAAGGAGGGCAGCTACGTCTTCCCCCTGCCCGAGAACGCCGCCGTCCATCACATGCGCATCCGCGTGGGCGACCGGATCGTCGAGGGCGAGATCAAGGAAAAGGCCGCGGCCAAGGCAGTCTATGAACAGGCCAAGCGCGAAGGCAAGCGCACCGCGCTGGTCTCGCAGCAACGGCCCAACATCTTCACCACCAAGGTAGCCAACATCGGCCCGCGCGAGGAGATCCGCGTGGAGATCGAGTACCAGCAGACCCTCGACTACCAGTTGGTGGACAACGTGGGCCGCTACAGCCTGCGCTTCCCCATGGTGGTGGCGCCGCGCTACATCCCCGGCCAGCCGGCCGTGGATGAGGAGTCCGGCACCATCGTCGGCTCCGACGTGGTGCCCGACGCGGCCGCCATCCTGCCGCCGATGATGCTGCCGGACGAAGCCGGTCCCGTCTTCAACCCGGTGAGCCTCAACGTGTATCTGGACGCGGGCGCGCCCATCGCCTCGGTGGACAGCCCCCACCATCGCATCCGGGTCGACACCCTCAAGCCTTCGGTGCGCCGCATCCGCCTCAACGAAGGCGCCACCCCGGCCAATCGCGACTTCGTGCTCAACTGGACCCTCGCCACCGGCCGGGCGCCTCATGCCACCCTGTTCCTCGAACCGGGCATGCGCCAGGACTACGCCCTGCTCCAGCTCATGCCGCCGGCACCGGAGAGCGTGACCCGGCGCCTGCCGCGCGAGGTGGTGTTCATCATCGACACCTCCGGCTCCATGGAAGGCCCGTCCATCGACCAGGCCCGCGAGGCCCTGGCGCTGGCGCTCGAACGGCTCGACCCGGTCGATCGCTTCAACGTCATCGAATTCAACTCGGAGGCCTCGCCGCTCTTCGACGACGCCCGCCCCGCCACCCCCGACACCGTGCGCGACGCAGTGCGCTGGGTGCGCGATCTCAAATCCCGTGGCGGCACCGAGATGGCCGGTGCGCTCGACCTGGCCCTCGACGGCCGCCGCAATCCCGACCGGGTCCGGCAGGTGATCTTCCTCACCGACGGCGCCGTGGGCAACGAAAGCCAGCTGTTCGACCTCATCGCGCACAAGCTGGGCGACACCCGCCTGTTCACCGTCGGCATCGGCTCGGCCCCCAACAGCCACTTCATGCGCAAGGCGGCCCGGGCCGGGCGCGGCACCTTCACCTACATCGGCAAGATCGACGAAGTGCGCGCGCAGATGAGCGCCCTGTTCGCCAAGCTCGAATCGCCGGTCGTCAAGGGCCTGACGGTGACCTGGCCGAACGGCGCCGAGGCCGACGCCACGCCCGACCCGCTGCCCGATCTCTACCTGGGCGAACCGGTCGTGGTTGCCGCCGCCATCCAGCCGGGTGTGCGCGGCGAGGTCACCGTGTCGGGCGATTCGGGCGACATCCGCTGGACCAGCTCGCTGGCCCTGGCCGACGCCAACCCCGGCGAGGGCATCGGCGTGCTGTGGGCGCGGCGCAAGATCGACCACTGGATGGACATGCTCACCGAAGGCACGCCCGAAGCCGAGGTGCGCGGCCACGTGCTCGACCTGGCCCTGGAACACCAGCTGCTGAGCCGTTACACCAGCTTCGTCGCGGTGGACAAGACCCCGCCCGCAGCGCCGAGGCCCGCCTCAGGTCCGGCGCCGTGCCCGGCCACTTCCCCGCCGGCTGGTCGCCGCAGGGTGTCTATGGCGAGTTGCCCAAGGGCGCCACCGACGCCCGCTGGCACGCCCTCATGGGCGCCCTGGCCCTGCTGCTCTTCCTGCTGGCGCGCCGCCTGCGCCTGA
- a CDS encoding class GN sortase, whose protein sequence is MSTPCHHCSHTDFLGVECAWPDARCRAGEPERATLKRRARAMQRVFQLTAAAFLVIAIWEFGHAGYIHAKAWLAQYLISDAWDRTLAGETEVKPWPWADTWPVARLRAPKQHIELFVLAGSNGRTIAFGPGHVFGTPDPGMPGNSVIGAHRDTHFAFLQWLEPGDELEVETPTGQVEVYEVSSREVVDKDDTEVLESFPGETRLTLVTCYPFNAISAGGPLRYVVTADKLAPPVVSAGDTSVPRIWM, encoded by the coding sequence ATGAGCACCCCCTGTCATCACTGCAGCCACACCGACTTTCTCGGCGTCGAATGCGCCTGGCCCGACGCGCGCTGCCGCGCAGGCGAACCGGAGCGCGCCACCCTGAAGCGCCGCGCACGCGCCATGCAGCGCGTCTTCCAGCTTACCGCCGCAGCCTTCCTCGTCATCGCCATCTGGGAGTTCGGCCACGCCGGCTACATCCATGCCAAGGCCTGGCTGGCCCAATACCTGATCTCCGACGCCTGGGATCGCACCCTGGCCGGCGAAACCGAGGTCAAGCCCTGGCCCTGGGCCGACACCTGGCCGGTCGCGCGCCTGCGCGCCCCGAAACAGCACATCGAGCTGTTCGTGCTGGCGGGCAGCAACGGTCGCACCATCGCCTTCGGCCCCGGCCACGTGTTCGGCACCCCCGACCCCGGCATGCCCGGCAACAGCGTCATCGGCGCCCACCGCGACACCCACTTCGCCTTCCTGCAATGGCTCGAACCGGGTGACGAACTGGAGGTGGAGACCCCCACCGGCCAGGTCGAAGTCTACGAGGTGAGCAGCCGCGAGGTGGTGGACAAGGACGACACCGAGGTGCTCGAGAGTTTCCCGGGTGAGACCCGCCTCACCCTGGTCACCTGCTATCCGTTCAACGCCATCTCGGCCGGCGGCCCGCTGCGCTACGTGGTGACCGCCGACAAGCTCGCCCCGCCGGTGGTGTCGGCGGGGGACACGAGCGTGCCGCGGATCTGGATGTGA
- a CDS encoding phospholipase D-like domain-containing protein, with protein sequence MKRYLFLCAMLSAWLLGGCASTALMKQPPVAQVIDAHASAGPLPFADGRVLMSNDDAFAAKLNLVEQAKESVDLAYYIFDDDDSTAALTQALIDAARRGVQVRLLVDYFSEYKDLDRFSWLEQQGGGRIAVRFYNRPTLEIVKDAAFLTLSCADVGVKTPACDSEKQQAVDSHFAADAHQAFTNLQFAGSGVFLSGLYGKNPKLMAYAISRGQDIDAEALASGATAADSQRTEQLKTLGKLFFKARYVGGAEGLAAKLKLAFIRQTFGAQVNPVFDAVNSYLPLSRQNNARAQKDWDYLTEFLHHKFLLVDRRALILGGRNMADAYHMHPNPLADKYIFMDTDVQLPLTARSEALAASFDRLWNLHDMVAPLAEVRRHAPNDLLMNFKVLTAAQAACDKGQDAACVDRYVDRHFVPLEARMQAVAKAQQQHLREYMTKYRPRSDWAPLTIDAGANIFYFENLPFTDGKRNYGARHNHEAEHNKNIQALWRAALQQVCAQPDAAPREVLLHNAYLFLPANLLQDIAAMLDGTRPCPGVTLTVLTNSLATTDLNVVNLLAVWELKALADHVRASGPAGNAATLRYLEYRPIDGASLSLHSKVMVFDRDLFIGSSNADLRSFMMDSNNGVFIRNAPRLVAAYRQRIHQLIDTPGRIADDTARLGRDKDQLSTEMNQLIDQLLARYAGPDRLSAQQVQDLKAQVQATTQKVYDLSRRIMQGDTQAANEFNELFKGI encoded by the coding sequence ATGAAGCGATATCTTTTCCTGTGCGCGATGCTGTCGGCATGGCTTCTGGGCGGCTGCGCGTCGACCGCGCTGATGAAGCAGCCGCCGGTCGCGCAGGTGATCGATGCACACGCCAGCGCCGGCCCCCTGCCCTTTGCCGACGGCCGCGTGCTGATGAGCAACGACGATGCCTTCGCCGCCAAGCTGAACTTGGTGGAACAGGCGAAGGAAAGCGTCGATCTGGCCTATTACATCTTCGATGACGACGACAGCACGGCGGCGCTGACCCAGGCGCTGATCGATGCGGCCAGGCGCGGCGTGCAGGTGCGCCTGCTGGTCGACTACTTCAGCGAGTACAAGGACCTGGACCGCTTCAGCTGGCTGGAACAGCAAGGGGGCGGCCGCATCGCGGTGCGCTTCTACAACCGTCCGACGCTGGAGATCGTCAAGGACGCCGCCTTCCTCACCCTCAGCTGCGCGGATGTGGGCGTCAAGACGCCAGCCTGCGATAGCGAAAAGCAGCAGGCCGTCGACAGCCACTTCGCCGCCGACGCGCATCAGGCCTTCACCAATCTCCAGTTCGCCGGCTCCGGCGTGTTCCTGTCGGGCCTCTACGGCAAGAACCCCAAGCTCATGGCCTATGCCATCAGCCGCGGTCAGGACATCGACGCCGAGGCCCTGGCCAGCGGTGCCACCGCGGCCGACAGCCAGCGCACCGAGCAGCTCAAGACCCTCGGCAAGCTGTTCTTCAAGGCACGCTATGTCGGCGGTGCCGAGGGCCTCGCCGCCAAGCTCAAGCTCGCCTTCATCCGCCAGACCTTCGGCGCCCAGGTCAATCCGGTGTTCGACGCGGTCAACAGCTATCTGCCCCTGTCGCGCCAGAACAATGCCCGGGCGCAAAAGGACTGGGACTACCTCACCGAGTTCCTGCACCACAAGTTCCTGCTGGTGGACCGTCGCGCGCTGATCCTCGGCGGGCGCAACATGGCCGACGCCTACCACATGCATCCCAACCCGCTGGCCGACAAGTACATCTTCATGGACACCGACGTGCAGCTGCCGCTCACCGCGCGCAGCGAGGCGCTGGCCGCGAGTTTCGACCGCCTGTGGAACCTGCACGACATGGTCGCGCCGCTCGCCGAGGTGCGCCGCCATGCGCCCAACGACCTGCTGATGAACTTCAAGGTGCTGACCGCCGCCCAGGCCGCCTGCGACAAGGGTCAGGATGCGGCCTGCGTCGACCGCTACGTGGACCGGCATTTCGTGCCGCTCGAGGCGCGCATGCAGGCGGTCGCCAAGGCGCAGCAACAGCACCTGCGCGAGTACATGACGAAGTACCGCCCCCGTTCGGACTGGGCGCCGCTGACCATCGACGCCGGCGCCAACATCTTCTACTTCGAGAACCTGCCGTTCACCGACGGCAAGCGCAACTACGGCGCGCGTCACAACCACGAAGCCGAGCACAACAAGAACATCCAGGCCCTGTGGCGCGCCGCGTTGCAGCAGGTGTGCGCGCAGCCCGATGCCGCCCCGCGCGAGGTGCTGCTGCACAACGCCTACCTGTTCCTGCCCGCCAACCTGCTCCAGGACATCGCCGCCATGCTCGACGGCACCCGCCCGTGCCCGGGCGTCACCCTCACCGTGCTCACCAACTCGCTGGCCACCACCGATCTCAACGTGGTGAATCTGCTCGCGGTGTGGGAACTGAAGGCGCTCGCCGACCATGTGCGCGCATCCGGCCCCGCCGGAAATGCCGCCACGCTGCGCTATCTGGAATACCGCCCGATCGACGGCGCCAGCCTCTCGCTGCACTCCAAGGTCATGGTCTTCGACCGCGACCTGTTCATCGGCTCCTCCAACGCCGACCTGCGCAGCTTCATGATGGACAGCAACAACGGCGTCTTCATCCGCAACGCGCCCCGCCTCGTCGCCGCCTACCGGCAGCGCATCCACCAGCTCATCGACACCCCGGGCCGCATCGCCGACGACACCGCCCGCCTCGGTCGCGACAAGGACCAGCTGAGCACCGAAATGAACCAGCTCATCGACCAGCTCCTCGCCCGCTACGCCGGCCCCGACCGGCTCTCGGCACAGCAGGTGCAGGACCTCAAGGCGCAGGTGCAGGCGACCACGCAGAAGGTCTATGACCTGTCGCGGCGGATCATGCAGGGCGATACCCAGGCGGCGAACGAGTTCAACGAACTGTTCAAGGGGATTTGA
- a CDS encoding DJ-1/PfpI family protein — MSKKILMLCGDYCEDYETMVPFQALLAVGHRVDAVCPDKSAGQTIATAIHDFEGDQTYSEKRGHNFTLNASFADVDPARYDALVIPGGRGPEYLRMNPAVIELVRHFFVADKPVAAICHGAQLLAGAKVLEGKTCSAYPACRAEVELAGGTYADIAIDAAVTDGKLVTAPAWPAHPAWIAQFLAVLGTRISH, encoded by the coding sequence ATGAGCAAGAAGATCCTGATGCTGTGCGGCGACTATTGCGAGGACTACGAGACCATGGTGCCCTTCCAGGCCCTGCTCGCGGTCGGCCACCGGGTGGACGCGGTGTGCCCCGACAAGAGCGCCGGGCAGACCATCGCCACCGCGATCCACGACTTCGAGGGCGACCAGACCTATTCGGAGAAGCGCGGCCACAACTTCACCCTGAACGCCAGCTTCGCCGATGTCGACCCGGCCCGCTACGACGCGCTGGTGATTCCCGGCGGGCGCGGACCGGAATACCTGCGCATGAATCCGGCGGTGATCGAGCTGGTGCGCCACTTCTTCGTCGCCGACAAGCCGGTGGCCGCCATCTGCCACGGCGCCCAGCTGCTGGCCGGCGCCAAGGTGCTGGAGGGCAAGACCTGCTCGGCCTACCCGGCCTGCCGTGCCGAGGTGGAGCTGGCCGGCGGCACCTATGCCGACATCGCCATCGATGCCGCGGTGACCGACGGCAAGCTCGTCACCGCGCCGGCCTGGCCCGCGCATCCGGCCTGGATCGCCCAGTTCCTGGCGGTGCTCGGCACCCGCATCAGTCACTGA
- a CDS encoding ribbon-helix-helix domain-containing protein codes for MCQIFVGADPQLYESRTRSLRLGGAVTSLRLENLFWSVLEDIGRRDGLSVPQLVTRLHDELIEAGAELDHTNFASFLRVSCSRYLELQLAGRIPTDPSIPIRSLDADWVLAAEPRSCAA; via the coding sequence ATGTGCCAGATTTTCGTCGGTGCCGACCCGCAGCTGTATGAATCGCGCACGCGGTCGCTGCGCCTGGGCGGCGCGGTCACCAGCCTGCGTCTGGAGAACCTGTTCTGGTCGGTGCTCGAAGACATCGGCCGCCGCGACGGCCTGAGCGTGCCGCAGCTGGTCACCCGGCTGCATGACGAGCTGATCGAGGCCGGCGCCGAGCTGGATCACACCAACTTCGCGTCGTTCCTGCGCGTGAGCTGCTCACGCTACCTCGAGCTCCAGCTCGCCGGCCGCATTCCCACCGACCCGTCGATCCCGATCCGCTCGCTGGACGCCGACTGGGTGCTGGCCGCGGAACCACGCAGCTGCGCTGCGTAA
- a CDS encoding circularly permuted type 2 ATP-grasp protein encodes MPRLDWNQYDPNGFYDELIAAPGQPHPAARALCDYLAGLDSSEIGDLKAAAEVAIQVMGISFTVYSDGDMIDRAWPFDIIPRIIPLTEWQRVEAGLKQRVQALNMFIDDLYNEQRIVKDGVFPAALLADSVNFRPQCVGIQPPGRVWAHICGSDLVRDKDGTIYVLEDNLRIPSGVSYMLENRNVTKRVLPELFQTGGILPVDDYPDQLYDMLVSMSPRPLDEPNIVIMTPGIYNSAYYEHAYLAQQMGVELVEGSDMIVGSDNCVYMRTIDGLVRVDVIYRRVDDMFIDPKAFNPDSVLGVPGLMGAWRAGNVALCNAPGAGVADDKVVYTYVPKMIKYYLDAEPIIPNVPSYLCMHDDERDYVLANLDKLVVKPANESGGYGMLVGPHATAQKRAEFAELIQADPRNYMAQPTLSLSVAPTLTDEGLAPRHLDLRPFILSSAHGSYVTTGGLTRVALVKGSLVVNSSQGGGSKDTWIVDTSAQGGL; translated from the coding sequence ATGCCTCGTCTCGACTGGAACCAATACGACCCCAACGGGTTTTACGACGAACTGATCGCCGCGCCCGGACAGCCCCACCCGGCGGCGCGCGCGCTGTGCGACTATCTTGCCGGCCTCGACAGCAGCGAAATCGGGGATCTCAAGGCCGCCGCCGAGGTGGCCATCCAGGTGATGGGGATCTCGTTCACGGTCTATTCCGACGGCGACATGATCGACCGCGCCTGGCCCTTCGACATCATCCCCCGCATCATCCCGCTCACCGAGTGGCAGCGCGTGGAGGCCGGCCTCAAGCAGCGCGTGCAGGCGCTCAACATGTTCATCGACGACCTCTACAACGAGCAGCGCATCGTCAAGGACGGCGTGTTCCCGGCGGCGCTGCTGGCCGACTCGGTCAACTTCCGCCCCCAATGCGTGGGGATCCAGCCGCCGGGCCGGGTGTGGGCGCACATCTGCGGCTCCGACCTGGTGCGCGACAAGGACGGCACCATCTACGTGCTCGAGGACAACCTGCGCATTCCCTCGGGCGTCTCCTACATGCTCGAGAACCGCAACGTGACCAAGCGGGTGCTGCCCGAGCTGTTCCAGACCGGCGGCATCCTGCCGGTGGACGACTACCCCGACCAGCTCTACGACATGCTGGTGTCGATGTCGCCGCGCCCGCTCGACGAACCCAACATCGTCATCATGACCCCGGGCATCTACAACTCGGCCTACTACGAGCACGCCTACCTGGCCCAGCAGATGGGGGTGGAGCTGGTCGAGGGCTCGGACATGATCGTGGGCTCGGACAACTGCGTCTACATGCGCACCATCGACGGCCTGGTGCGGGTGGACGTGATCTACCGGCGGGTGGACGACATGTTCATCGACCCCAAGGCCTTCAACCCGGACTCCGTCCTCGGCGTCCCCGGCCTCATGGGCGCCTGGCGCGCCGGCAACGTGGCCCTGTGCAACGCGCCCGGCGCCGGGGTGGCGGACGACAAGGTCGTCTATACCTACGTGCCCAAGATGATCAAGTACTACCTGGACGCCGAACCGATCATCCCCAACGTGCCCAGCTACCTGTGCATGCACGACGACGAGCGCGACTACGTGCTCGCCAACCTCGACAAGCTGGTGGTCAAGCCGGCCAACGAATCGGGCGGCTACGGCATGCTGGTCGGCCCCCACGCCACGGCGCAAAAGCGCGCCGAGTTCGCCGAGCTGATCCAGGCCGATCCGCGCAACTACATGGCGCAACCGACCCTGAGCCTGTCGGTGGCACCCACCCTCACCGACGAAGGCCTCGCCCCGCGCCATCTGGACCTGCGCCCCTTCATTCTGTCCTCCGCCCACGGCAGCTACGTGACCACCGGCGGGCTGACGCGGGTCGCCCTGGTGAAGGGCTCGCTGGTGGTCAATTCCTCCCAGGGCGGCGGCAGCAAGGACACCTGGATCGTGGACACCAGCGCACAGGGAGGGCTTTGA
- a CDS encoding alpha-E domain-containing protein, producing MLSRVAENLYWMARYIERTEDTARLIRVTRHLMLDFPGTTTLSWSSLIHITGADAIFDEHYGTRDAAKVLTFLCADRRYGGSIMGALAAARENLRTTRDVMPKEVWEEINSLYLQGSSLLAGTIDLRRLDDFLRTVIRGCQALTGMIDGSLSESPARTFCAVGGYLERVDMTSRILDVRSANLLPRSPDDLKPFEQLQWMSVLKSLSAHQMYRRQVRTRIRGKDAVRFILLDTTFPRAINRCLKRLHGKLATLPRSDAACAAVAELQQLLQRDGTAELADAPDQLHQFLDDLQLGTSRIHDAIRTTWFGGVDSPAPVVDETVEHPGQ from the coding sequence ATGCTGTCGCGTGTTGCCGAAAACCTCTACTGGATGGCGCGCTACATCGAGCGCACCGAGGACACCGCCCGCCTGATCCGGGTCACCCGCCACCTCATGCTCGACTTCCCCGGCACCACCACCCTGTCCTGGTCCTCGCTGATCCACATCACCGGCGCGGACGCCATCTTCGACGAACACTACGGCACGCGCGACGCCGCCAAGGTGCTCACCTTCCTGTGCGCCGACCGCCGCTACGGCGGCTCCATCATGGGCGCGCTGGCGGCGGCGCGGGAGAACCTGCGCACCACCCGCGACGTGATGCCCAAGGAAGTGTGGGAGGAGATCAACAGCCTTTACCTGCAGGGCAGCAGCCTGCTGGCCGGCACCATCGACCTGCGCCGCCTCGACGACTTCCTGCGCACCGTCATCCGCGGCTGCCAGGCGCTGACCGGCATGATCGACGGCAGCCTGAGCGAATCGCCGGCACGCACCTTCTGCGCCGTGGGCGGCTACCTGGAGCGGGTGGACATGACCTCGCGCATTCTCGACGTGCGCTCGGCCAACCTGCTGCCGCGCTCACCGGACGACCTCAAACCCTTCGAGCAGCTGCAATGGATGAGCGTGCTCAAGAGCCTGTCGGCGCACCAGATGTACCGGCGCCAGGTGCGCACCCGCATCCGCGGCAAGGACGCGGTGCGCTTCATCCTCCTCGACACCACCTTCCCGCGCGCCATCAACCGCTGCCTCAAGCGCCTGCATGGCAAGCTCGCCACCCTGCCGCGCAGCGACGCGGCCTGCGCGGCGGTCGCCGAGCTGCAGCAGCTGCTGCAGCGGGACGGCACCGCCGAACTGGCCGACGCGCCGGATCAGCTCCATCAGTTCCTCGACGATCTGCAACTGGGCACCAGCCGCATTCACGACGCCATCCGCACCACCTGGTTCGGCGGCGTGGACAGCCCCGCCCCGGTGGTGGACGAGACGGTCGAGCACCCGGGGCAGTAG